The genomic stretch GATAGTGGATTCAGCAAAGACTAAATATTCAGTTTCGGGGCAAAGAAAAAGAACCCACCAGCAATGGTGGGTTCTCTACAGCGCATGTGTATCGGATGCTACCGGGGTGGGTTTTGGTGCAAAAATGGAGCGGCTGATCAGCCGATGCATAAAGATGGCCGCAGCGATCAATAGCAAGGCGATGATTGAAAACCAATACGACCCACCAAAATGTCCGAATCCATACGCGCCCAAAAACGGTCCGAAGGTGCGTGTCAAATTCCAGTTCAACCCATAGACGGCGAAATAGCGCGCGCGTAATTCAACTGGGGCTAAAATCGAGACGGCTTTTTGTGCTTGTGGCATGAAGAGCATCTCGCCGATCGTAAAAATAAATTCGGACAGCAACAACAATAACAAGGTGTTTGACCACCCGTAACCAAATGCGGTGACTGCACAGAGCAGAAGTCCGATCAGCACGACGCGTTGCATCGAATACTTCTCCGCAATGCGGGCGGTCAGGATCTGAAAACACATCACCAGAATCCCGTTGACTGTCATCAGCAGAGCAAACGTTTCCACGTAGTTTGTAAAATTGGTCTTCAAATGTTGCGGCAAAATAATCTCTACCTGGGAGTACATGAACGTGAATGGTAAAATACCAAGGGTCAGCCACCACAGCAGCTTATGATCACGAAAACGCATTTTCGGCAAAGGTTGTTTTTTCTGACCTGTCGTGCTTTTCATTTTGTTGCGGACTTCTTCGGGCAGGGTTTCCGGGATTTTCGTCAAAATCACTAGAGCATAGACGGCTGTCACTGCCGCAGAGAATAAAAAGACAAAGCTCGGATTCATGTTGTACATCAGGACGCCGATCAAGGGCCCGAGCGCGACGCCTACATTAAAGCAAGTGTGCATCAAAGCAAACACTTCGGCGCGTCTGTTCTCCGGCACGATATCGGCGATCTGCGCACTAGCCGCCGGGCCGAACAGGGAGGAGCCGATCCCGTTGATGATTGAGAGAATCGCAAAAGCGGTCAGCGATTCGACGAAAGCAAAGCCGATCAACGTGAAAAACGTGATCAAAAGCGAGAACAACATCAACGGTTTACGTCCATAGCGGTCGGACAATCCGCCCGCATAGAGCGCAGCGATGATCGAACTGCCCGG from Tumebacillus algifaecis encodes the following:
- a CDS encoding MDR family MFS transporter, whose translation is MNWIQNIYRRYDTTIWVRAMGSMLTTVSTFMLRPFLALYLYDKLEGDLLITTLIVALQPGSSIIAALYAGGLSDRYGRKPLMLFSLLITFFTLIGFAFVESLTAFAILSIINGIGSSLFGPAASAQIADIVPENRRAEVFALMHTCFNVGVALGPLIGVLMYNMNPSFVFLFSAAVTAVYALVILTKIPETLPEEVRNKMKSTTGQKKQPLPKMRFRDHKLLWWLTLGILPFTFMYSQVEIILPQHLKTNFTNYVETFALLMTVNGILVMCFQILTARIAEKYSMQRVVLIGLLLCAVTAFGYGWSNTLLLLLLSEFIFTIGEMLFMPQAQKAVSILAPVELRARYFAVYGLNWNLTRTFGPFLGAYGFGHFGGSYWFSIIALLLIAAAIFMHRLISRSIFAPKPTPVASDTHAL